A DNA window from Paenibacillus sp. HWE-109 contains the following coding sequences:
- a CDS encoding DUF4349 domain-containing protein encodes MGVFKRKASKDLKQSVTRGRVGKGLTVLIATAVLLAALLAGCSSAKDSSKSSSASEMKNDAMADSMQLSVTKQSDAKAAGAPAAQAAASTQKEGEKSSADTAPGGSKSSAITVMPATGSDEAAGFNRKLIYRANLVMPVEDYSKSQTALRDLVALSGAYILQFSENANTGERGGTYTIKVAANGFVSLLDGLEKMSPSLQRSVQGQDVTEQYVDLSSRLKAKQLVETRLLSFMEKAVKTDDLLAFSNELSKVQETIEQIKGQMRYLDQNVAFSTIELRMYQQTGNKPLLSDPNKSTLEERIQKAWNSSLNVLVAVMQGILVFLAAAFPVIVIGLIIGGPIWAYRRKRNKQLVAMRNELKAQNASLNALDDEQQATKDIE; translated from the coding sequence ATGGGGGTATTTAAGCGTAAAGCAAGCAAGGATTTGAAGCAGTCCGTGACGCGTGGTCGAGTAGGCAAGGGATTGACAGTGCTGATAGCGACAGCTGTGCTGCTGGCTGCGCTGCTGGCAGGCTGCAGCTCCGCCAAAGATTCATCGAAATCTTCTTCAGCATCTGAAATGAAGAACGATGCGATGGCCGACAGTATGCAGCTTAGTGTAACGAAGCAATCGGATGCGAAGGCGGCGGGAGCCCCCGCGGCGCAAGCTGCTGCGAGCACACAAAAAGAAGGGGAGAAGTCATCGGCGGATACAGCACCTGGAGGTAGTAAATCCTCGGCAATCACGGTGATGCCAGCCACGGGCAGCGATGAAGCGGCAGGTTTTAATCGCAAATTGATTTATCGGGCTAATTTGGTTATGCCAGTAGAGGATTATAGCAAGTCTCAGACAGCTCTTCGGGACTTAGTCGCACTTAGCGGCGCTTATATCCTTCAATTCTCGGAGAATGCCAATACAGGGGAACGTGGAGGCACGTATACCATCAAAGTAGCAGCGAATGGCTTTGTCTCTTTGCTGGACGGCTTGGAGAAAATGAGTCCTTCCCTCCAGAGAAGTGTGCAAGGTCAGGATGTGACGGAACAATACGTCGATTTAAGTTCCCGGCTGAAGGCAAAGCAGCTAGTTGAAACCCGCTTGCTTAGTTTCATGGAGAAAGCTGTGAAAACAGATGATTTGTTGGCGTTTTCCAATGAACTGTCCAAGGTGCAAGAGACGATTGAACAGATCAAAGGGCAAATGAGATATTTGGATCAAAATGTTGCTTTTTCCACTATTGAACTTCGCATGTATCAACAAACGGGCAATAAGCCGCTGCTCTCTGATCCCAATAAGTCAACGTTAGAAGAGCGGATTCAAAAAGCGTGGAACTCCAGTCTGAATGTACTGGTTGCTGTGATGCAAGGGATCCTCGTTTTCCTGGCGGCAGCTTTCCCGGTTATCGTTATTGGTCTCATCATTGGAGGACCTATTTGGGCCTACAGACGCAAACGGAATAAACAATTGGTCGCGATGCGAAATGAGCTTAAAGCGCAAAATGCATCTTTGAACGCATTGGATGATGAGCAGCAAGCAACAAAAGACATAGAATAG
- a CDS encoding adenosylhomocysteinase: MTTVAKSIVTDMALAPEGHLKIDWVQAHMPVLNRIREQFEKEQPFKGLKVAISLHLEAKTAYLAKVVKAGGAEVTITGSNPLSTQDDVCAALVEDGITVFAKYNPSPEEYKELLIKALETKPDLIIDDGGDLVSILHSERKDLAVQVRGGAEETTTGILRLKAMEKEGKLEFPMVAVNDAFCKYLFDNRYGTGQSVWDGINRTTNLVVAGKTVVVVGYGWCGKGVAMRAKGLGANVIVTEIDAIKGVEAYMDGFAVMPMLEAAKLGDFFVTVTGNRDVIRGEHYKVMKDGAILSNAGHFDVEVNKPELEAMSSSKRTVRRNIEEYQLTDGRKVYILAEGRLVNLAAGDGHPAEIMDMTFALQAMSLKYVNDEYEKLGKTVVNVPYVLDEQVARFKLESLGTSIDFLTEEQKMYLDSWAEH, encoded by the coding sequence ATGACAACCGTAGCAAAAAGCATTGTAACTGATATGGCGTTAGCGCCAGAAGGTCATTTGAAAATTGATTGGGTACAGGCGCATATGCCTGTTTTGAATCGTATTCGCGAGCAATTCGAGAAAGAACAACCTTTTAAAGGTCTGAAAGTAGCTATTTCTCTGCATTTAGAAGCGAAGACGGCTTATTTGGCTAAAGTTGTGAAAGCGGGCGGCGCAGAAGTTACGATTACTGGCAGTAATCCACTTTCTACGCAAGATGATGTCTGTGCGGCATTGGTAGAAGACGGCATTACCGTATTTGCCAAGTACAACCCGAGTCCGGAAGAGTACAAGGAACTGTTGATCAAAGCGCTTGAAACAAAGCCGGATCTTATCATTGATGATGGCGGGGATCTGGTTTCTATTCTGCATTCCGAGCGTAAAGATTTGGCTGTTCAAGTTCGCGGTGGAGCGGAAGAAACGACGACGGGTATTCTTCGCTTGAAAGCGATGGAGAAAGAAGGCAAGCTCGAGTTCCCGATGGTAGCTGTGAATGATGCTTTCTGTAAATACTTGTTCGATAACCGTTATGGAACGGGTCAATCCGTGTGGGACGGGATTAATCGTACAACGAACTTGGTTGTTGCGGGTAAAACGGTTGTTGTTGTCGGCTACGGCTGGTGCGGCAAAGGTGTTGCTATGCGGGCCAAAGGTCTTGGCGCGAATGTTATCGTTACCGAAATTGACGCAATCAAAGGCGTTGAAGCCTACATGGACGGCTTTGCCGTTATGCCGATGTTGGAAGCGGCTAAATTAGGCGATTTCTTCGTAACGGTAACGGGCAACCGTGATGTCATTCGCGGGGAGCACTACAAAGTAATGAAAGATGGCGCGATTCTTTCGAATGCCGGCCACTTTGACGTTGAAGTAAACAAACCAGAATTAGAGGCAATGTCCTCTTCCAAACGCACAGTTAGACGCAACATTGAAGAATATCAATTAACAGATGGCCGCAAAGTCTACATTCTGGCGGAAGGTCGTCTTGTCAACCTTGCGGCTGGCGATGGTCACCCGGCGGAAATTATGGATATGACATTTGCGCTTCAAGCGATGTCTTTGAAATATGTGAACGATGAATATGAAAAACTAGGTAAAACAGTTGTGAATGTTCCTTATGTTCTGGATGAGCAAGTAGCGAGATTCAAGCTGGAGTCGCTTGGAACCAGCATCGATTTCTTGACGGAAGAACAAAAAATGTATTTAGACAGCTGGGCCGAGCATTAA
- the bshC gene encoding bacillithiol biosynthesis cysteine-adding enzyme BshC, with translation MQMETFHWKKNQILAEDYIVQADQAQTLFPYHFGNTDDWQSRVQWLERGNHPLIADRGQLVGVLQAYNERIGNSQAALDQVAALSDKKALAVVGGQQAGLFGGSLLVLYKAITLIQSARQWSAKLARPVVPVFWIAGEDHDFDEVNHIYTLTQAQQIDKIKIDHPTGIRTSVSKLPIAPETWREALEALDQSLMDTEFKASLLAKLEQAAVGGASLSDAFARWMAVIFGEYGLVLIDSDEPALRALESSMFEQIVLQNEALTASLLKSQDEVKQAGYQVQADVAEDGANIFVFAGGQRLLLRREGEFFTDKKNDFQYTKEQLHDIAVTTPEQLSNNVMSRPLMQEFLFPVLATVLGPGEIAYWALTKQAFEQFGMKMPIIVPRLEFTLIEGTVQKQMNKYDFALEDVLERFEEKKQAWLDAQDTLQLNERFDAVKKDFRDSYAPIVESLAVINPGVKKLGDTNLLKILEQIDYLQNKAGDAYKTQFDAALRQLERIRLTIFPLAKPQERVYNGCAYMNRYGNDWLRDLVETSIPVDGLHRVYYL, from the coding sequence ATGCAAATGGAAACTTTTCATTGGAAGAAAAATCAGATTCTGGCTGAGGACTACATCGTTCAAGCTGATCAAGCACAAACGTTATTTCCCTATCATTTCGGGAACACAGATGACTGGCAGTCCCGTGTACAGTGGCTGGAGAGAGGCAATCATCCATTAATCGCTGATCGTGGCCAATTGGTTGGAGTTTTGCAAGCCTACAATGAACGTATTGGCAATTCGCAGGCTGCGCTGGATCAAGTTGCCGCTCTTTCTGATAAAAAAGCGTTGGCCGTCGTTGGCGGACAGCAAGCGGGATTGTTTGGCGGTTCGCTCCTGGTATTGTATAAAGCGATAACCCTGATTCAATCGGCTCGTCAGTGGAGTGCCAAATTGGCAAGGCCGGTAGTTCCTGTTTTCTGGATTGCTGGCGAAGACCATGATTTTGATGAGGTAAACCATATATATACACTGACACAAGCGCAGCAGATTGACAAAATCAAGATCGATCATCCCACAGGGATTCGCACATCGGTCAGTAAGCTGCCTATTGCTCCTGAAACGTGGAGAGAAGCGCTGGAAGCCTTGGATCAATCCCTCATGGATACAGAGTTCAAAGCGTCCTTGCTGGCCAAGCTGGAACAGGCTGCGGTAGGCGGAGCCTCTTTGTCCGATGCCTTTGCGCGCTGGATGGCAGTTATTTTTGGTGAATACGGACTTGTCCTTATCGATTCGGATGAGCCGGCGCTGCGCGCGTTGGAATCGTCCATGTTCGAACAAATTGTTCTTCAGAATGAAGCATTGACAGCTTCGCTGCTGAAAAGTCAAGACGAGGTCAAGCAGGCTGGCTATCAAGTTCAGGCAGATGTTGCGGAGGACGGAGCCAATATTTTCGTGTTTGCCGGAGGACAGCGTCTGCTCTTGCGACGTGAAGGAGAGTTTTTTACCGATAAGAAGAATGACTTTCAGTATACCAAAGAACAGCTGCATGATATCGCGGTGACTACGCCGGAACAACTGAGCAACAACGTTATGTCGCGCCCTTTGATGCAAGAATTTCTGTTCCCTGTTCTCGCGACGGTGTTGGGGCCAGGTGAAATTGCTTACTGGGCTTTGACGAAACAGGCTTTTGAGCAATTTGGAATGAAAATGCCGATCATCGTGCCGCGTTTAGAATTCACCCTCATTGAAGGTACGGTTCAGAAGCAAATGAATAAGTACGATTTTGCATTAGAGGACGTGCTTGAGCGTTTTGAGGAAAAGAAACAGGCGTGGTTGGATGCACAGGATACTTTGCAATTGAACGAGCGTTTCGATGCTGTGAAAAAGGATTTCCGTGATAGTTATGCGCCAATAGTCGAGTCGTTAGCTGTTATTAATCCCGGTGTCAAAAAGCTGGGGGATACGAATCTGCTAAAAATACTTGAGCAAATCGACTATTTGCAAAATAAAGCTGGTGATGCGTACAAAACACAATTTGACGCCGCGCTGAGACAGTTGGAACGAATTCGACTTACGATCTTTCCGTTAGCAAAGCCGCAAGAAAGAGTGTATAATGGGTGTGCTTATATGAATCGATATGGGAATGATTGGCTTCGTGATTTAGTGGAGACTTCAATACCTGTAGATGGCTTGCATCGCGTTTATTATTTATAG